One window of Enterobacter sp. RHBSTW-00175 genomic DNA carries:
- a CDS encoding YncE family protein gives MRRISVRSMLLASTIAMSTATTAYADSQWVAASTTFPGSVRAGSREIPVKPGDKTVITIKSLQAGATVTVLNGAEVLTPKPLTADEKGNLTIPLNVPADAATGLHPLTVITQNPASVSQVMLKLSQVVPPKNTEAFRLQHVSVGERAYQSAVSADGKLFVTSARGPKDGSRLMRLNAATLAVEAEATLPKDKKGGQIGVFGVGVDNVHHHVWTTNTLAETVTVYDAKTLSVVKVFPEGSVAHPRDVIVDEAHNRAYVSAALTGFIEVYDTKTLEHIGQLEFVVERGKNLFNNTDLALDSAGGKLYGVSRDTPWVGWIDLKTGKSTTVKVPEAQGATDIARDPESGRLYVVSQETNNVVVLDAEGKVLADTYIGAGGVSVVWDPVTSQVFAATRAGGTVAVLDKDGKLVANIPMDETPNHLTAATDGAVYLVSMYGTAGDKAQTGSVTKITPKK, from the coding sequence ATGAGAAGAATTTCAGTCCGTTCAATGTTGCTGGCCTCCACTATTGCGATGTCAACCGCCACAACGGCATACGCCGATAGCCAATGGGTAGCCGCCAGCACCACCTTTCCGGGAAGTGTCCGTGCCGGATCACGGGAAATTCCTGTTAAGCCCGGAGATAAAACGGTTATAACGATTAAGAGCCTGCAGGCGGGGGCGACCGTCACCGTGCTGAATGGCGCTGAAGTCCTGACACCGAAACCACTGACCGCTGACGAGAAGGGAAACCTTACTATTCCGCTAAACGTTCCGGCCGATGCTGCTACAGGTCTTCATCCACTCACTGTGATCACGCAAAATCCCGCGAGCGTTTCGCAGGTCATGCTGAAATTATCCCAGGTTGTTCCCCCGAAAAACACCGAGGCTTTCAGGCTGCAACACGTTTCCGTCGGCGAGCGGGCTTATCAGTCGGCAGTTTCGGCCGACGGGAAGTTGTTCGTGACCTCTGCACGCGGCCCGAAGGATGGTAGCCGCCTGATGAGGCTGAATGCCGCAACGCTGGCTGTCGAAGCGGAGGCTACGCTGCCTAAAGACAAAAAGGGTGGGCAGATTGGCGTCTTCGGCGTCGGTGTTGATAATGTCCATCATCATGTCTGGACGACGAACACGCTTGCCGAGACGGTGACCGTCTATGACGCCAAGACCCTTTCCGTTGTGAAAGTCTTTCCCGAGGGATCTGTCGCACATCCACGCGATGTGATTGTTGATGAAGCCCACAATCGGGCCTATGTCAGCGCGGCGTTGACCGGTTTTATCGAGGTATATGACACAAAAACGCTGGAACACATCGGTCAACTTGAGTTCGTGGTGGAGCGTGGCAAAAACCTCTTTAACAATACCGATCTTGCCCTCGATAGTGCTGGTGGGAAACTCTATGGCGTCAGCCGCGATACGCCATGGGTAGGTTGGATTGATCTTAAAACGGGCAAGAGCACGACGGTGAAGGTACCTGAGGCGCAAGGCGCAACCGACATCGCTCGCGATCCGGAGAGCGGCCGTCTTTACGTCGTTTCCCAGGAGACGAACAATGTCGTGGTTCTTGATGCGGAAGGCAAGGTTCTCGCTGATACTTACATTGGTGCCGGGGGCGTATCTGTCGTCTGGGATCCTGTGACGTCGCAGGTTTTCGCCGCCACCCGTGCAGGCGGAACCGTTGCTGTTCTGGACAAGGACGGTAAACTGGTCGCTAATATCCCGATGGACGAAACGCCAAACCACCTCACCGCCGCGACTGATGGTGCCGTTTATCTGGTGTCCATGTATGGAACTGCCGGGGATAAAGCTCAAACAGGTTCAGTGACGAAAATCACTCCTAAAAAATAG
- a CDS encoding lysozyme inhibitor LprI family protein, whose protein sequence is MSQLHYRLIPLAILLGYGLQGHAEVPLPGSVLKDNAETFEIACPDNPQQTTIDMNDCMGTKRDAVKSVEAKYVSAARQRILATRDEQTLNAFEAENKAWDILIDTASNATGVEWQGGSIQGIKAADREIALIELRIHNQWQNWLRYEDSTPPILPEPLFQNVE, encoded by the coding sequence ATGTCTCAACTACACTATCGCCTGATACCGCTAGCTATTTTATTAGGATACGGTTTACAAGGTCATGCCGAAGTTCCGCTGCCAGGCAGTGTACTCAAAGATAATGCCGAAACTTTTGAGATAGCTTGCCCTGACAATCCCCAGCAGACCACCATTGATATGAATGATTGTATGGGCACAAAACGTGATGCAGTTAAGTCTGTCGAAGCGAAGTATGTAAGCGCAGCACGTCAGCGCATTTTGGCAACACGGGATGAGCAGACCCTTAATGCCTTTGAGGCAGAAAATAAGGCGTGGGACATTCTGATTGATACGGCATCAAATGCTACTGGTGTAGAGTGGCAGGGAGGTAGCATTCAGGGGATTAAAGCTGCTGATCGTGAAATAGCTCTGATTGAATTAAGGATTCATAACCAGTGGCAGAACTGGCTGCGCTATGAAGACTCTACCCCGCCGATACTACCGGAGCCACTATTCCAGAACGTAGAATGA